One Melitaea cinxia chromosome 20, ilMelCinx1.1, whole genome shotgun sequence DNA segment encodes these proteins:
- the LOC123663378 gene encoding N-glycosylase/DNA lyase, translating to MAWHKIPCSRRELQLLGTLNGGQSFRWEYNKETDVWTGIFSKTVWKLRQDDENLQYQVMGSLLNKASKSGSDMFQNLLENYFRLNYKLSDYYKKWSEKDELFEKACKQFYGIRMLYQEPVENLFSFICSQNNHISRISTMVEKLCKHYGEKICEFDGVTYFSFPDVDKLKQPQIESELRNLGFGYRAKFIQKSAAQIVEWGGRQWFKSLQEMKYKDARLELMKLCGIGPKVADCICLMSLNHLEALPVDTHVYQIAAQNYLPHLKGKKNVTEKMYSEIGDHFRMLYGDMAGWAHTVLFCADLKKFQQNDEQLSEGEKPKKKRKK from the exons ATGGCTTGGCATAAAATACCGTGTAGCCGTCGTGAACTTCAGTTACTAGGTACTCTAAACGGGGGTCAAAGTTTTAG GTGGGAGTATAATAAAGAAACTGATGTGTGGACTGGAATTTTTTCCAAAACAGTTTGGAAGCTACGACAGGATGACGAAAATTTGCAGTATCAAGTTATGGGATCGTTATTAAATAAAGCATCGAAAAGCGGAAGCGATATGTTTCAGAATTTACTAGAAAACTATTTTCGCTTAAACTATAAACTTAGTGATTACTATAAAAAGTGGTCAGAAAAAGATGAACTATTTGAAAAGGCCTGTAAACAGTTTTATGGTATAAGGATGCTTTATCAAGAGCCTGTAGAAAAtcttttttcgtttatttgtaGTCAAAACAATCATATTTCTAG gataTCGACAATGGttgaaaaattatgtaaacaCTATGGAGAGAAAATCTGTGAATTTGATGGAGTAACTTACTTTAGTTTCCCAGATGTTGATAAATTAAAACAGCCACAG ATTGAATCAGAACTAAGAAATTTAGGCTTTGGTTACAGAGCTAAGTTTATACAAAAGTCCGCAGCACAGATAGTGGAATGGGGTGGAAGGCAGTGGTTCAAAAGCTTACAGGAAATGAAATATAAAGATGCTAGATTGGAGCTTATGAAGCTTTGTGGAATAGGTCCAAAg GTGGCAGattgtatatgtttaatgtCTTTAAACCACCTTGAGGCTTTACCTGTCGACACGCATGTGTACCAAATAGCGGCCCAGAACTATCTCCCacacttaaaaggaaaaaagaatgTTACTGAGAAAATGTACTCAGAAATTGGAGATCATTTTAGAATGTTGTATGGTGATATGGCTGGATGGGCTCATACT gtATTGTTTTGTGCTGACTTAAAGAAGTTCCAGCAAAATGATGAACAGCTGTCAGAAGGTGAAAAGCCTAAgaagaagagaaaaaaataa